GGCGAGCTTCAGTGGTGTATCAGGGGCCGAACTCGCGCTGCGAGATGCATTGCCCTTCAAGGTAATCGAGCTCTTTTTGATCCATCGTGAGACAGGGCTGTTATTGCGCCACCTGACGGCCGAGGGAGAATCCTGGCCCGACACCGATTTGATCGGGGGCATGCTGACGGCGATCCGCGATTTCGCCGGCGAAGCTTTTGGCCGGGGCCAGGAAGGCCAGCTCGACGCCATTCAGTACGGCGACCGGCGCATTCTGATCGAGGCGGCCGAACATATTTATCTGGCCGTCGTTGTGGAAGGAGTCGAACCAGTCGGTTTTCGCAATCATATGCGAGAGACCGTGTTCGATGTCGAAAACCGGTTTCGATACGAGTTCAGGGATTTCGATGGAGATTTCTCTGCTTTTGGCGCGGTGGATCCGATGCTTTCCGATCTGTTAGTGGACAACGAGGTCGGCAAGGAACCTCCGCTTTCCAGAACACAACGCCGGATCCTGTGGGGCCTAGTTGCCACAATGCTGGCGTGTTCGCTGCTGGCCTGCCTGGGTGGAGCGTGGCTTGTCAAAGCACTGGACTCCCGTTGGCTGCAGCCGGTTGCGGTTGTTCTTCCATCGGCGACGCTTACCAAACAACCCACGGCAACGGTGGCTGCCAGCGCAACGCCGACACCTACTGAAACTTCGACAATGACGCCGAGCTCCACGCCATCGCCCACATCTTCGCCTACGGCAACCCCGAGTCCGACATTGACGCCGATGCCTGCGACACTGG
The Chloroflexota bacterium DNA segment above includes these coding regions:
- a CDS encoding SH3 domain-containing protein, with the protein product MSDRIDGTPGDPALEEPPDEASRARAPAGDDGLSELRSILLDQERQQLGDVSFDVDELKALLADQDALAAMIAPSLDDALRRKIEQNRDEMIEVLYPIIGQTVVRAVAESVQDLARNVDARVRTSLTPASAWRRIQASFSGVSGAELALRDALPFKVIELFLIHRETGLLLRHLTAEGESWPDTDLIGGMLTAIRDFAGEAFGRGQEGQLDAIQYGDRRILIEAAEHIYLAVVVEGVEPVGFRNHMRETVFDVENRFRYEFRDFDGDFSAFGAVDPMLSDLLVDNEVGKEPPLSRTQRRILWGLVATMLACSLLACLGGAWLVKALDSRWLQPVAVVLPSATLTKQPTATVAASATPTPTETSTMTPSSTPSPTSSPTATPSPTLTPMPATLAPLVTPQRGGSVDGVRLNVRAGPGLEFPVRVVAAPGETYQLLGRSEDGQWWQICCMEDGSPAWVFAQYILAPEATPTPAP